Proteins from one Armatimonadota bacterium genomic window:
- a CDS encoding family 78 glycoside hydrolase catalytic domain, which produces MCRIIILCALLCLVFSVGPAAASWKGKWIWDSGEDKPVNYYLYVRKTFNLPGNAVTAPVRICADSRYKLYVNGRFVGRGPVRSDPRWQYYDTYDLSPYLTSGKNVIAALVHHYGTGTFFYILGRGGFIFDGSIFYTDANSNKCKKLTLASDESWRVLPAKAWFRDLPRMDVQLGFNEVYDANLAPDRWTEVCFDDSNWEKAKVIGPPGMDPWPTLVPSEIPQMYEQEIFPTAIYEIGTAEPSPNDNPHDDKASVAALMSHEVRRKAQNTATLAANPQALIRRPNIEDILRAQPLDPRGKTLPAFLATNSKLGVCTVYPLPEKERKAGKAVYIVLDFGREITGYPRINILASSGGVIDIGYGELLTEGKVDPHRSGVHYADRYRMKPNRQTWETFDKRAFRYIQLDFRDCSGPVVIESISVNFSTYPVKWRGYFRCSDERLNEIWKVGAYTVQLNMEDAYTDCPWRERTQWWGDARVEAITNYYVFGDTYLIRKGIKQIGQSQKPNGITMCFWPGTFDNPIPAFCLYWIMSIHDYYIYTGDRTLVAEIFPKVKKLIGWFEAQKDAFGLLTDLPHWNFIDWTAGQLKGTITAQNCLYYKALLDASELAKLVGDNETATKLSTRAEEVKLAINSRLFDYSRGMYAEYYSEKDKTFSSELSQMPNGLATLYGIAPVEIRQSILAKALDTSSGIIPGGPFFSYFFLEALFENNMHSEALDFIKTNWGKMLDWGATTLWENWHNSNSLCHGWSSAPTSHLSKYILGISPAEPGFRRVSIAPNAGGLDWAKGCAPTPLGDVEVDWKNNKDAFRIAIKIPKGMKADVSLPLPDDSKTPKVLVNGSQLLPAGVSFSGPHGGRAYLTIEQSGSYELTVAFTN; this is translated from the coding sequence ATGTGCAGAATCATAATCCTTTGCGCCCTTCTCTGCCTAGTCTTCAGCGTCGGACCTGCTGCTGCAAGCTGGAAGGGCAAGTGGATATGGGACTCAGGCGAGGATAAGCCGGTCAACTACTACCTGTATGTTAGAAAGACATTCAACTTGCCTGGAAACGCTGTCACTGCACCCGTGCGGATTTGCGCTGACAGCCGCTATAAGCTCTACGTAAATGGCCGGTTCGTTGGGCGTGGCCCTGTGCGGTCCGACCCCCGATGGCAATACTATGATACTTACGACCTTTCACCTTACCTTACATCCGGCAAGAATGTAATTGCAGCTTTGGTTCATCACTACGGCACAGGGACATTCTTCTACATACTTGGGCGAGGTGGCTTCATCTTTGACGGGTCAATTTTTTACACAGATGCCAACTCTAACAAATGTAAGAAGCTTACGCTCGCATCCGATGAATCTTGGCGTGTGTTACCAGCCAAAGCCTGGTTCCGCGATCTACCGCGAATGGACGTGCAGTTGGGATTCAACGAAGTTTATGATGCAAATCTCGCCCCCGATAGATGGACCGAAGTCTGCTTCGATGACTCAAATTGGGAGAAGGCAAAGGTAATCGGCCCACCGGGTATGGACCCATGGCCCACACTTGTGCCGAGCGAAATCCCCCAGATGTATGAACAGGAGATATTCCCAACGGCAATCTATGAAATAGGCACTGCTGAGCCATCACCAAACGATAACCCTCATGACGATAAGGCTTCCGTAGCCGCATTGATGAGCCATGAAGTTAGAAGAAAGGCACAAAACACAGCTACACTGGCCGCAAACCCACAAGCGCTCATCAGGCGGCCAAATATTGAAGATATCCTACGTGCTCAACCTTTGGACCCTAGGGGCAAGACTTTGCCTGCGTTTTTGGCAACAAATTCAAAGCTAGGCGTATGCACTGTTTATCCACTCCCAGAAAAAGAACGCAAGGCCGGAAAAGCAGTATATATCGTTCTTGACTTTGGCCGCGAAATTACAGGCTACCCGCGAATCAATATCCTTGCATCGAGTGGGGGTGTAATAGATATCGGATATGGCGAACTACTTACCGAAGGAAAGGTCGACCCCCATCGCAGCGGCGTCCATTACGCAGACAGATACCGAATGAAGCCCAATCGCCAAACTTGGGAGACTTTCGATAAACGTGCATTCAGGTACATACAGCTCGACTTTCGCGACTGTTCAGGCCCAGTAGTTATCGAATCCATTAGTGTGAATTTCTCCACCTATCCGGTTAAATGGCGTGGATACTTCAGATGCTCAGACGAACGACTGAACGAGATATGGAAGGTGGGCGCATACACAGTTCAGCTCAATATGGAAGATGCCTACACTGACTGCCCGTGGCGAGAACGAACACAATGGTGGGGCGATGCCCGAGTCGAGGCAATAACCAATTATTACGTATTTGGCGATACTTATCTTATTCGAAAGGGCATCAAGCAAATAGGCCAATCGCAAAAGCCAAATGGCATAACAATGTGTTTTTGGCCAGGAACGTTTGATAACCCAATCCCAGCTTTTTGTCTCTATTGGATTATGTCAATCCACGACTACTACATATATACTGGCGACAGAACCCTTGTTGCCGAAATTTTCCCCAAGGTAAAAAAACTAATCGGCTGGTTTGAAGCACAAAAGGATGCCTTTGGCCTCCTCACCGACCTACCGCATTGGAACTTTATTGATTGGACCGCTGGCCAGCTTAAGGGCACAATTACAGCGCAGAACTGCCTATATTACAAGGCGCTATTAGATGCCTCTGAACTTGCGAAGTTAGTTGGAGATAATGAAACAGCAACCAAACTTTCCACTCGGGCTGAGGAAGTAAAATTAGCAATTAACTCAAGGCTCTTTGATTACTCTAGAGGGATGTATGCCGAATACTACTCGGAGAAGGACAAAACTTTCTCAAGCGAACTTAGCCAGATGCCTAACGGCCTCGCTACTCTCTATGGAATCGCCCCCGTTGAAATCCGTCAGTCGATACTTGCGAAGGCTCTCGATACATCAAGCGGCATAATACCTGGTGGTCCCTTCTTCTCTTACTTCTTCCTCGAAGCGCTTTTCGAAAACAACATGCACAGTGAAGCACTTGACTTCATCAAGACCAACTGGGGCAAAATGCTCGACTGGGGCGCAACCACACTTTGGGAGAATTGGCATAATTCAAATTCACTATGCCATGGGTGGTCTTCCGCCCCAACCTCACATCTGTCCAAGTATATACTAGGAATAAGCCCAGCCGAACCAGGGTTTCGCCGAGTCTCCATTGCTCCAAACGCTGGCGGTCTAGATTGGGCAAAGGGCTGTGCCCCAACACCACTAGGCGATGTTGAAGTTGATTGGAAAAACAACAAGGATGCTTTTCGAATTGCAATTAAGATTCCCAAGGGAATGAAGGCGGATGTTAGCCTGCCGCTGCCTGACGATAGCAAGACACCAAAAGTACTAGTAAACGGAAGTCAACTTCTGCCTGCAGGTGTCTCTTTTTCCGGGCCCCATGGTGGTAGAGCCTATTTAACAATCGAACAATCTGGAAGTTATGAGTTAACTGTCGCCTTTACTAACTAA
- a CDS encoding helix-turn-helix transcriptional regulator — translation MTAREIEVLNLILEGKSSGEVAEILYLSKRTVDFHLAKIYEKLGVSNRIQALRRAAELGVLSPT, via the coding sequence TTGACCGCGCGGGAGATCGAAGTCCTGAACTTGATCCTCGAAGGTAAGTCAAGCGGAGAGGTTGCCGAGATCCTCTACCTGAGCAAACGCACCGTGGACTTTCATCTAGCAAAAATTTACGAAAAGCTTGGTGTTTCGAATCGAATTCAGGCACTCCGACGCGCAGCAGAGCTGGGGGTTTTGTCTCCAACATAA
- the holA gene encoding DNA polymerase III subunit delta → MNNIANDQAKDRVCLFTGEVDARRYEAVDALINRFVDPAFAEFDLEYIDAETSSASQILSAVSTVPFASERKVVVVQDVDCLSADEQVKIADFLPKLSARSCLILLTSEKAIAVKPKSQAKEKASTGADGEEEAPRKGLQPKLRSAVAKYGTIVHAEKLKGEALRRAVVAEARKHGKDIQQAAAEALAYSIEGSLALMQREIEKLAIYIGDRKTITLADVERLTPRPPEDRIFPMIDAIGAGKQAQAIRLLQETLMASARPEEEVMRILAMLARHFRLLYQMAYLKQIGLDPFSKVPDDVADMLPKEHNILETAEYARRAMAAQLRFFTMPQIMKCLKQVLATELVTKGVEGEASSRRLNLEILIMRLCDRERC, encoded by the coding sequence ATGAATAACATAGCTAATGATCAGGCAAAGGATAGGGTTTGTCTTTTTACCGGTGAAGTAGACGCCCGCAGGTATGAGGCTGTTGATGCGCTTATCAACCGTTTTGTTGACCCTGCTTTTGCAGAATTTGACCTTGAATATATCGATGCGGAAACGTCATCTGCATCACAAATCCTTTCTGCTGTTTCAACAGTTCCATTTGCTTCAGAGAGGAAAGTTGTCGTTGTTCAGGATGTTGATTGCTTAAGTGCGGATGAGCAGGTCAAAATTGCTGATTTTCTTCCGAAGCTGAGTGCGAGGAGTTGCCTGATACTTTTAACCTCGGAAAAGGCGATTGCAGTAAAGCCGAAGAGCCAGGCAAAGGAAAAAGCTTCAACGGGTGCAGACGGCGAAGAGGAGGCTCCGAGAAAGGGGCTTCAGCCGAAGCTTAGGTCGGCAGTCGCCAAATATGGGACCATTGTGCATGCTGAAAAATTAAAAGGGGAGGCTCTTCGAAGGGCAGTTGTTGCAGAGGCACGCAAGCACGGAAAGGATATTCAGCAGGCGGCGGCGGAGGCTCTTGCGTACTCAATAGAAGGGAGCTTGGCGCTGATGCAACGTGAGATTGAGAAGCTTGCCATTTATATCGGCGATAGAAAGACTATCACGCTTGCGGATGTCGAGCGTTTGACGCCAAGGCCACCTGAAGACAGGATTTTTCCAATGATAGATGCGATTGGAGCAGGTAAGCAGGCGCAGGCGATTAGGCTCCTCCAGGAGACTCTTATGGCAAGCGCAAGACCAGAGGAAGAGGTCATGCGAATCTTGGCGATGCTAGCTCGGCACTTCCGCTTACTTTATCAGATGGCGTATTTAAAGCAAATTGGCTTGGACCCTTTCTCCAAAGTGCCCGACGACGTTGCAGATATGTTGCCTAAGGAGCACAACATCTTGGAAACCGCAGAATATGCGAGGAGGGCAATGGCGGCGCAGTTGCGGTTTTTTACTATGCCTCAAATTATGAAGTGTTTGAAGCAGGTTCTTGCGACTGAGCTGGTAACAAAAGGCGTTGAGGGAGAAGCCAGCTCCCGCCGGCTGAATCTCGAAATCCTCATAATGAGGCTTTGCGATCGGGAAAGGTGTTAA
- a CDS encoding transglutaminase domain-containing protein, translating to MQNEALNRIPLYVAAFGAALVGVASLSIAVNDSRFAGIIFGLLAIGFTTSWGTRAGLIKKQLMEKAILLMLGGILAAMYFMPDLRYEFLPASGLTSLDSLMVSLLAWMMVIYSFNLRSDRAVLFICVPVLSLVGLIGTFGVSAEVLTFFIMFVCFAAFALVEQNALSAQEGSVVRSHSRKVVHALVAGKVVVCAILMGLLVGQVVFWGTGGKITGFFVGRQQFLAAESLVGGDFMPVCTGPVALGDEEVMTVQCEEGFLWRSQVYDTYTGRGWVNTTYEWEQNLIPKTRWVTLGFQKGRKIPLNGYAIPWDANRLGMRTRVREVQQTFRSLGTPMVLVYGAAEPVFVAFQRPVGLRRVGGSLRTSRPYGAKNRYIVISSVSTATRAELENAGTDYPEFIADRYCDVPPSCWQVQRITDKVTSGLTNPYEKVIAIKDFLEKEYVYDAAAPAAPPQEDVVTYFLLKSRRGYCDVFASAMAIMCRQAGVPARVVSGFATGVYNEEDGLFHVQQKDRHAWTEVYFPNYGWIAFDLAPAEGSPALLARISKLLARAYRAVTAGGFAMAAMLVLAVLALYLVKVRIIDRRRNEPQWVADLKVSRSRAVQNYKRMCRMLAGIGYPRLPTLTPLEYAAELSAVLPTELSRMLPTIEAITSDFIEVRYGRRELPEGRINESAVLLEDFARAIRGFWMKRLRKVCIRGLVNE from the coding sequence GTGCAAAATGAAGCTTTAAATAGAATACCCCTATATGTGGCGGCTTTCGGTGCGGCTTTGGTTGGAGTAGCTTCGTTAAGCATTGCAGTGAACGATAGCCGCTTTGCAGGCATAATATTTGGCCTACTAGCCATCGGATTCACCACGAGTTGGGGAACACGCGCAGGTCTTATCAAGAAGCAGCTTATGGAGAAGGCTATCTTGCTTATGCTTGGTGGGATACTAGCTGCAATGTACTTTATGCCTGACCTGAGGTACGAGTTCCTGCCAGCGAGCGGCCTCACTTCTCTGGACAGCTTGATGGTTTCATTGCTGGCTTGGATGATGGTAATTTACAGCTTCAATCTTCGTTCAGACAGGGCGGTGTTATTTATATGTGTCCCTGTGCTTAGCCTTGTGGGGCTAATCGGAACTTTCGGCGTTAGTGCTGAGGTCCTCACTTTCTTTATCATGTTTGTATGCTTTGCTGCCTTCGCCCTCGTTGAGCAAAATGCCCTCTCGGCGCAGGAAGGAAGTGTGGTCAGGTCGCATTCAAGGAAGGTTGTCCACGCGCTTGTTGCAGGGAAAGTTGTGGTTTGTGCAATTTTGATGGGTTTACTAGTAGGGCAGGTTGTTTTCTGGGGCACCGGCGGCAAGATAACGGGTTTTTTTGTTGGTCGCCAGCAATTCTTGGCGGCAGAGTCCTTAGTCGGAGGCGATTTCATGCCTGTGTGTACCGGCCCTGTTGCACTTGGTGATGAAGAAGTGATGACTGTGCAGTGTGAGGAAGGTTTTCTTTGGCGCTCGCAAGTATATGACACTTACACAGGGCGGGGCTGGGTAAACACCACGTATGAATGGGAACAAAACCTAATTCCCAAAACGCGATGGGTGACACTTGGCTTCCAAAAAGGCCGTAAGATACCTCTTAATGGATATGCTATTCCCTGGGATGCTAATCGCTTAGGTATGCGCACAAGAGTAAGAGAAGTTCAGCAGACTTTTCGTTCGCTAGGAACGCCGATGGTTTTGGTCTATGGGGCTGCAGAACCAGTGTTTGTGGCATTCCAGAGGCCTGTTGGATTGCGGAGGGTCGGTGGTTCTTTACGGACAAGCCGTCCTTATGGGGCTAAAAATAGATATATTGTAATTTCATCAGTGAGTACTGCGACTAGGGCAGAGCTTGAAAACGCCGGGACTGATTATCCTGAATTCATCGCGGATCGTTACTGTGATGTTCCGCCGTCTTGTTGGCAAGTCCAAAGGATTACCGATAAAGTTACCTCAGGGTTGACGAATCCCTACGAGAAAGTAATAGCGATTAAGGATTTTCTTGAGAAAGAGTACGTCTACGATGCAGCAGCACCAGCGGCGCCACCCCAGGAAGATGTGGTTACCTACTTTTTGTTGAAATCCCGCCGCGGCTATTGTGATGTTTTTGCAAGTGCAATGGCAATAATGTGTAGGCAAGCGGGCGTGCCTGCGCGTGTTGTGAGTGGATTTGCCACAGGTGTTTATAACGAGGAGGACGGCCTATTCCACGTCCAGCAAAAGGACCGTCATGCATGGACGGAAGTGTATTTCCCCAATTATGGATGGATTGCATTTGATTTGGCTCCTGCTGAGGGCAGCCCTGCTCTGCTAGCTCGTATTTCCAAGCTTTTGGCGAGGGCATATAGGGCGGTAACAGCTGGTGGTTTCGCCATGGCGGCAATGCTTGTGTTGGCGGTCCTTGCGTTATATTTGGTCAAGGTTCGAATAATAGACCGGAGGAGAAATGAACCTCAATGGGTGGCTGACTTGAAAGTATCCCGCAGCCGTGCAGTTCAAAACTATAAGAGGATGTGTCGCATGCTTGCAGGCATTGGGTATCCTAGATTGCCTACATTAACGCCGTTGGAATATGCGGCGGAGCTGTCTGCTGTGTTGCCGACAGAATTAAGCCGTATGTTGCCGACTATAGAAGCGATTACATCTGATTTTATAGAGGTACGGTATGGAAGGCGCGAGCTCCCTGAAGGTCGAATTAATGAAAGTGCTGTTCTTCTAGAAGATTTTGCTCGGGCTATAAGAGGATTTTGGATGAAACGTCTGCGAAAAGTATGCATTCGAGGATTAGTCAATGAATAA
- a CDS encoding DUF58 domain-containing protein → MARVKLSAVFISSLFILAVAAVLNIWQLYFMSATLGMLPIVSYLLGRISARGLKCTRECPEYVSEGEPILVSLRLKGGQMLVGPVEVHDSFPQWFESASEENVIEWHDEALVISYRTIPKKRGKYRVGPVIVRTTDPLGFFTFTSRYPLFSTMVVYPSPLRISELDSKLGGEFGEQQFEGSGAKGSGVDFHGVRDFNAGDELRRVHWKSTARHGKLNVVEFEHALGHNALIAIDLEQDTEIGEPPFTSLEYAAKLAAGIAEQAVMRGSSVRLIYPGITGSAALPGVGLDQYYAILEALAEMKADKRQSLCDVLLQESDSIERNAVVICLSSRIEEKMAECAEILSSRSIKIFFVFLKMASVQLGAHEEILISNLASAGASIAVVECSDKELMARLNYQYVG, encoded by the coding sequence ATGGCAAGAGTAAAGCTCAGCGCGGTATTTATCTCCTCGCTGTTTATTCTCGCGGTTGCTGCTGTTTTGAACATATGGCAGCTATATTTTATGTCTGCCACCCTCGGAATGCTTCCGATAGTTTCATATCTACTCGGGCGCATTTCAGCAAGGGGATTGAAATGCACAAGGGAATGCCCTGAGTACGTCTCCGAGGGTGAACCTATTTTGGTTTCCCTAAGGCTTAAAGGGGGGCAGATGCTCGTTGGCCCGGTAGAAGTCCACGATTCATTTCCCCAATGGTTTGAATCGGCATCCGAGGAAAATGTTATTGAGTGGCACGATGAGGCGTTGGTAATCTCTTACAGGACGATACCAAAAAAGCGGGGAAAATACCGCGTTGGGCCCGTGATCGTGCGAACGACTGACCCACTCGGATTTTTTACATTCACAAGCCGCTATCCTTTGTTTTCCACCATGGTCGTTTATCCGTCACCTCTGCGCATCTCCGAACTAGATTCGAAGCTTGGCGGAGAATTTGGAGAGCAGCAGTTCGAGGGTTCTGGCGCGAAGGGGAGCGGTGTAGATTTCCATGGCGTTAGGGATTTCAATGCGGGTGATGAACTAAGGCGTGTTCACTGGAAGTCAACTGCTCGCCATGGGAAACTTAATGTTGTCGAGTTTGAACATGCTCTAGGGCATAATGCTTTAATCGCTATTGACCTAGAGCAGGACACAGAGATAGGCGAACCACCTTTTACGTCGCTGGAGTACGCCGCAAAATTAGCTGCGGGGATTGCAGAGCAGGCAGTTATGCGGGGAAGTAGTGTTCGGCTCATATATCCAGGGATTACTGGAAGTGCAGCATTGCCTGGGGTTGGGCTTGACCAGTACTATGCAATTTTAGAGGCTCTTGCAGAAATGAAAGCAGACAAGCGTCAGTCCCTATGTGACGTGTTATTGCAAGAGTCAGATTCGATTGAGAGAAATGCAGTTGTGATATGCTTGTCGTCTCGAATCGAAGAGAAAATGGCAGAATGTGCAGAGATTCTAAGTAGCCGATCAATAAAAATATTCTTTGTGTTTTTGAAGATGGCATCGGTTCAATTAGGAGCGCATGAAGAGATTCTGATTTCTAATTTGGCTTCCGCTGGGGCGTCTATTGCAGTTGTAGAATGTTCGGATAAAGAGCTAATGGCTAGGCTAAATTATCAATATGTGGGCTGA
- the rhaI gene encoding L-rhamnose isomerase, whose amino-acid sequence MADNYRAKYELLAEELTNRGLDVEKIKVRLKNQKIETPSWGYSNAGTRFGTFRQDGAAVTIEEKIADAAQVHKYTGVAPTVAVHVLWDFPHGLEDARGLASYAESLGVKIGAINPNVFQDQVYAFGSITSANPNIRKRAVDHILDSIEIGKELGSEVLSLWFADGTDYPGEGDFRKRKAWAHECFRVVYDAMPENMRMLIEYKPFEPAFYHTDIADWGMSYVFCKAAGPRAHVLVDLGHHLQGANIEHIVAFLLDEERLGGFHFNNRKYSDDDLTVGSINPYELFLIYNELVKAEDNPNNNPPIAFMVDQCHIKKAKIDAMIQTVEHIQTSYAKALCINREKLAEAQEKNDIVTAESCLTEAFNTDVQPLLKVVREEMGLDPNPLEAFRASGYWEKVSKERAGRLGGGGLGV is encoded by the coding sequence ATGGCTGACAATTATCGAGCGAAATATGAACTTTTAGCTGAAGAATTGACGAACCGCGGCCTTGATGTCGAAAAGATAAAGGTTCGATTAAAGAACCAGAAGATTGAAACCCCATCCTGGGGGTATTCGAATGCCGGGACGCGGTTTGGCACATTCAGGCAAGATGGTGCGGCGGTAACGATTGAAGAAAAGATCGCCGATGCAGCACAGGTACACAAATATACTGGCGTTGCACCGACTGTTGCCGTTCATGTTCTTTGGGACTTTCCGCATGGCCTTGAGGATGCTCGAGGGCTGGCATCGTATGCTGAGTCATTGGGCGTGAAGATTGGAGCAATCAACCCGAATGTGTTCCAAGATCAGGTGTATGCATTCGGCAGTATTACAAGCGCTAATCCAAACATTCGGAAACGGGCCGTTGACCATATTCTCGATTCGATTGAAATTGGGAAAGAGCTTGGTTCTGAAGTGTTGTCCCTGTGGTTTGCTGATGGAACAGATTATCCTGGTGAGGGCGACTTCCGCAAGCGTAAGGCATGGGCGCACGAATGCTTTAGGGTTGTTTATGATGCCATGCCTGAGAATATGCGCATGCTAATTGAGTACAAACCTTTCGAGCCAGCGTTCTATCATACCGATATTGCCGATTGGGGAATGTCGTATGTTTTTTGCAAAGCAGCAGGTCCAAGGGCACACGTGCTTGTAGACCTCGGCCATCATCTTCAGGGTGCGAACATTGAGCACATAGTAGCGTTTCTGCTGGACGAGGAGCGCCTGGGTGGTTTCCATTTCAACAACAGAAAGTATTCAGATGATGATCTTACTGTTGGCTCCATAAATCCATATGAGTTGTTCCTTATTTACAATGAGCTAGTTAAGGCGGAGGATAATCCCAACAATAATCCACCTATTGCATTTATGGTTGACCAATGCCACATAAAAAAAGCCAAGATTGACGCAATGATTCAAACGGTTGAGCATATCCAAACGAGCTACGCCAAGGCTTTATGCATAAATCGAGAAAAGCTTGCGGAAGCCCAGGAGAAAAATGACATCGTCACCGCCGAATCCTGTCTCACTGAGGCGTTCAACACTGACGTACAGCCGCTTCTCAAGGTTGTTCGCGAAGAAATGGGTCTCGACCCCAATCCGCTGGAGGCGTTTCGTGCGTCTGGCTATTGGGAAAAAGTCTCCAAAGAGCGTGCAGGACGATTAGGCGGCGGTGGACTCGGCGTGTAG
- a CDS encoding DUF362 domain-containing protein, with protein sequence MTENMRVITRRDFIRGVATAAFAAAVGFPIEAQSAEKRARVVLIRDAGVLDSEGKINISVFGRMLDQAVAKLLGKPDAASAWKSIVKPSDFVGIKTNVWNRFPTPPEVNEILMKRVIAAGVSEDRVFCDDRGSRDKFEQATALINVRPARAHTMAGMGGCIKNYIILSGNPASYHEDACADLAKVWNLPIVKGKTRLNILLLLNPLFYCKGPQAYDPRYVWPYKGLAVSLDPVAVDSVAAHILRAKRIAFFGEDKPITPTKHIAIADERYNLGVADLNRIELIRLGWRKDALI encoded by the coding sequence ATGACCGAAAACATGAGAGTCATTACCCGACGCGATTTCATTCGGGGGGTGGCGACAGCTGCTTTTGCTGCGGCTGTTGGTTTCCCGATTGAGGCACAATCCGCGGAGAAGCGTGCAAGAGTTGTGCTAATCCGAGATGCTGGCGTGCTTGATAGTGAAGGCAAGATAAATATCTCGGTTTTTGGTCGAATGCTTGACCAGGCAGTTGCAAAACTTCTTGGCAAACCTGATGCTGCATCTGCATGGAAATCAATTGTCAAGCCAAGCGACTTCGTTGGAATCAAGACGAACGTGTGGAATCGGTTCCCAACCCCGCCTGAAGTGAACGAAATTCTTATGAAGCGCGTTATTGCCGCCGGTGTTTCGGAAGATAGGGTGTTTTGTGATGATAGGGGGTCACGCGACAAATTTGAGCAGGCAACTGCTCTTATTAACGTCCGTCCAGCCCGCGCCCATACGATGGCGGGTATGGGCGGATGCATCAAGAATTACATAATTTTGAGCGGCAACCCAGCGTCATATCACGAGGACGCATGCGCAGATCTTGCCAAGGTTTGGAATCTTCCCATAGTTAAAGGCAAGACGCGTTTAAACATCCTTCTTCTTCTAAATCCTCTCTTCTATTGCAAAGGTCCTCAGGCGTACGATCCGAGATATGTTTGGCCATATAAAGGGCTTGCAGTTTCACTTGACCCTGTGGCGGTTGACAGTGTTGCCGCACATATTCTGCGCGCAAAAAGGATTGCCTTCTTTGGCGAAGATAAGCCGATAACGCCTACCAAGCACATTGCCATTGCCGACGAGCGCTATAATCTCGGAGTAGCCGACCTCAACCGCATTGAACTTATTAGGTTGGGCTGGAGGAAGGATGCGCTGATTTAG
- a CDS encoding FKBP-type peptidyl-prolyl cis-trans isomerase, giving the protein MKLAVFLTLAAAVGAITVGCGGSGTGGFVTTSSGIQYCDVRVGKGMPPLKGEVCVFHYAGWLQNGVKFDSSYDRNEPFEFTLGGGEVIQGWEELASTMRVGGKRRAYIPPELAYGSRGNPPLIPGNATLYFEMELLEIRTPNEVTTESGLKYANLYVGDGNLVQNGSNVLIHYSLWLSDGTKLESTYDTDSPISFVIGNGEVIKGLEEGLIGMRSGGRRKLTIPPSLAYGEQGNPQKNIPPNATLIYEVEVLGVH; this is encoded by the coding sequence ATGAAGCTGGCAGTATTTCTTACCTTAGCAGCAGCGGTGGGGGCAATAACAGTGGGCTGCGGTGGTTCTGGTACTGGGGGTTTTGTAACGACGTCATCCGGCATCCAGTACTGCGACGTGCGAGTTGGCAAGGGGATGCCTCCACTCAAGGGTGAGGTGTGTGTTTTTCATTACGCTGGGTGGCTCCAAAATGGGGTCAAGTTCGACAGCTCCTATGACAGAAATGAGCCGTTTGAGTTTACGCTTGGAGGCGGCGAGGTAATTCAGGGATGGGAGGAGCTGGCAAGCACAATGCGTGTTGGGGGCAAGCGCAGGGCTTATATCCCACCAGAGCTAGCATATGGTTCGAGGGGCAATCCACCTTTGATACCTGGTAATGCAACTCTGTATTTTGAGATGGAACTGCTTGAGATACGCACACCAAATGAAGTAACGACTGAGTCGGGCCTTAAATATGCTAATCTTTATGTGGGCGATGGAAACCTCGTGCAAAACGGTAGTAATGTTTTGATACATTATTCCCTTTGGCTCTCGGACGGCACCAAGTTGGAAAGCACTTATGATACCGATTCGCCAATTTCATTCGTCATTGGAAATGGAGAGGTTATAAAGGGATTGGAAGAAGGCCTAATCGGAATGCGCTCTGGTGGTAGACGTAAACTTACAATTCCTCCTAGCTTAGCTTATGGAGAGCAAGGCAATCCTCAAAAAAATATTCCACCGAATGCTACTCTAATTTATGAGGTGGAAGTATTGGGTGTACATTAA